Within the Serratia sp. UGAL515B_01 genome, the region GATGCAGCAATCGTGAAAACCAATGGCAGCAATAGTACAAAACCCACTTCATAAAAGAGAGCGAAACCAACGGTAAAACCGGTCAGTACAACCGCCCATTGAATATGCTGTTTACCAAATTTATCGATCAGGGTAGTCGCAATACGCTGCGCGCCACCACAATCTGCAAGAAGCTTACCGAGCATGGCACCAAAGCCCATAATCAGTGCTAAACCGCCCAATGTGCCGCCAACACCGGCCTTGATAGAGCCGATGACTTTATCCACCGGCATGCCCTGCATAATACCAACCGCCAGCGCAACCAAAATAAGCGCGATAAAGCCGTTCAGTTTAAAGCGGATCATCATCAGCAGCAGCATGGCTACGCCAACGGCAACAATCACTAATGGCATAATTTTCTCCAACTTTTTATGACTTACCCTCTTTGCAAAACAGCAAAGAAATGAGGATATTTTGTTTTAGTTGTACGGCCCTATCCTGGTGCTCTAAGAAAGTGGTTGGGTACAGTGATGTACTTAATTGCCCGTCGCACTAGCGTGCAATTAAGGGACACAACCTAATGGGGTGAGTACCGCAACGCGGCGACGTAAGAGACATGGGTATTACCCTTTATCTATCCTTTGTGATGACAATCACACCTCCATTTGTTACCGGTATCATGATACCGGTAACATGATAAAATTCGAAACCACAGACCCAGGTAAAATTCGTATTCTGAGATAAAGATCAAACTTATGACGGGCAAAAGCATCATCCTGATGGGCGTTTCCGGCAGCGGAAAATCCACTATTGGCGCAACGATAGCAAAAGAAATACAGGCAAAGTTCATCGATGGCGATGACTTACATCCACGAGCCAACATCCAAAAGATGGCCAGTGGGCAACCGCTGAATGACAACGATCGTGTGCCCTGGCTGCAACGCCTCAACGATGCGGCATACAGCCTGAATCACAAAAGTGAAACTGGCATCATTGTCTGTTCAGCACTGAAACGTCGTTACCGAGATTTGTTACGCCAAGGCAACGAAAATATGGTCTTTATCTATCTTAAGGGCAGTTTCGATGTCATTCTGCAACGTTTGCAAGCTCGCGCGGGGCATTTTATGCCGACAGAATTGCTGAAAAGCCAGTTTGAAGCCTTGGAAGAACCTGGGGCCGATGAGAAAGATGTAATTTGGATTGATATTGACGCAGACATCGAAGGTGTGGTCAGCCGTTGCATCGCAGCACTAGGCTGTGTCTAATAGTGCTATAGGTGGGAGTGATGCAGGTTAGTTGAGCGCGGGGATGCGCGATACAAGCCCGCAGGGAGGGGTTCACGGCGTGTCGGCGTTCCGCATTATTCCTACCTACCTGAAGCTTACAGTGAAGCGGTATTAAGCGCGGTTATTTAGGGTCTTAAACTGGTAACATAGGAACTCTGCAAAGGATCAGATACTTCCGCCGGGCATCACGGTGAAACCGACATCTACCATTCGTGGAACAACAGATTCTCCTTTCAGGCGCGCAAGTAAACGCTCAGCGGCGATCTGCCCCATGTACTCACGCGGTGTCAGTACACTTGCCAACTTCGGCACCATCACCTGACCAATATCGTGACCGTGAAAACCGGCGATGGCTATGTCCCCTGGGATCGACAATCCTTGACGCTGGCACTCAAACACTGCGCCAATCGCCAGATCATCGTTGGTGCAAAAAATACTGTCGACCTGGGGATATTCCCGTTGCACTTCGCGTAATAATTCACTCCCGGCAGAATAAGAAGAGGAACGTGCGGTCATGATACTGTACGCCTCTAGGCCAGATTCATGCATTGCCTGTTCGTAGCCTTGCTGTTTAATAATGGTTCGCTCATCCTGACGAGCACCGAAATAGACTACATAGCGATGACCACGAGCGATAATTTGTTGAGTCATCTGACGTGCTGCTTCAAAGTTATTGAAACCTACAGCCAGATCGATGCAAGGCGAGACGCAGTCCATCAACTCGACCACTGGGATACCCGCCACTTCTATCATCTTCAACGTTCGCGGCGTGTGATGGCGCTCTGAAAGTATCAAACCATCTATGTTGTAAGAAAGCAGGGAGGCCAGGCGCTCTTCTTCACGCTCTGGTAAATAGCCGTAGTGCGCTAACATGGTTTGATAGTTATGTGCGTCGGTTACTTTCTCAATACCGCGCAAGACTTCGGCAAAAACCTGGTTAGTTAACGAAGGTAGTAATACACCAATCGCACGACTCGTGGCATTAGAAAGAATATCTGGTGCACGATTGGGAATGTAGCCAAGGTCGTCTAGCGCTATCGCTATTTTTTGCTGCAGAGCAGCAGAAACCTGGTTGGGGTTCCGCAAATAACGGCTCACCGTCATCTTGGTGATGCCTACCTGATCTGCCACATCTTGAAGCACTGGCCTTTTTTTCTTCATTATCAATGCACTGGCTAAGCGTGAGTGTTACCATTTTAGCAAAGAATGCGGGCTAACAGGTATGATTAAGCAAGAGGCTCAGAATACTGAGCCTCTAAGAGAAGTGTTGCAATCACACCGGTGGCAGATCAAATAGTAAAATGTCGCTGTTTTCATCAGTATAAATTGATAGTGCGGTTTCATCCCACACTGCAAACGCGTCGCTGGCGCCGGCTTTTTGACCATTGATCGACACGCTGCCACGAACCACCTGGATCCAAACGCGACGATCTGCCTGAATGGGGTACACTGACTGCTCATCTTTTTTAAGCGTCCAGCGCGATAATGTCATGTCTTGGAACACTTTTAACGAGCCTTCACGCGCATCAGGTGACAATACCAGTTGGCAGCCTTGCGGTGCGTCAAAAATACGCTGCTCATAACGAGGTTCCAACCCAACCTGGTTTGGGATAATCCAGATCTGGTAAAGATGCAATGGATGGTCACTACTGGCATTGTACTCGGAATGACGCACTCCAGTGCCAGCACTCATTATCTGAAACTCACCTGCATGAACCTGTTCTTTGTTGCCCATGCTATCCTCATGTTCCACCGTACCACTCAGTACGTAGGTAAGGATTTCCATGTCTTTATGGGGATGAGTCCCGAATCCCTGGCTTGGTTCAATGACATCCTCGTTGATCACCCGCAGTGCTGAAAATCCCATGAAGTCTGGATCATAATAGTTAGCAAATGAAAAAGTGTGCCAACTATCTAGCCAACCATGGTTGGCATGGCCCCGATCTTCGGCTTTACGTAAATAAATCATGTTCAACTCTCCTCAACGTTTTCTATAGTCTAGCCTTGGGCGAAGAATATGAAAGCGCAAAAATCTCACCTCTTTATCCAAAAAATTAGACTAATTCTTCAAGCAATTTTCAGTGAATTGGTTGGTTTGAGTTACTGCAGAATTTTGGTTAAAAAAAAAGCCAGCACCCGAGCTGGCCTAAGTAAACACTGGAAGCAATGTGAGCAATGTCGTGCTTTCAGTATCCAGTAATAAGGGTTATTACTCTCTCTGAATGCGAGATAATAATAACAATTATCATTCGCGTTTGTAAAGCGTTTTTAAAAAACATTTGGATAAATATTGATTACTTACGCCGAGTAAATAACTTCCTTAGTTCCCCATCAAGTCGGTACCAAGCAAAGGAATAAACGGGATTATGGGACGCTATGTGAAACGCAAAGATGTTAAAGTCTTACATCAGTGATCTACCGTTTGTAGTGCTGTTACTATCGCCAACATAAAAAAACCGCAATCCTCCATAAGATTACGGTCTTTCACACAGCTGTAAGATCGTTCAACCGATCATTTTCAGCTTAACCGATCGGCATTACGGTCATACAAATGCCCTTGTTAGATACACAACAACACCAGTAAAAAAGATTCAGATCCCAGCGGTTTCGCGAATATAACGACGCGCTTTTACGGCATATTCGAAAGGATTGGCAATCGCCGGATCCTGCTCCGCCTCTACAACCATCCACCCTTTGTATCCACGATCATCCAGCAGTTTAAACACAGGCCTGAAATCGATTACTCCATCACCCGGTACAGTAAAAGTTCCCTTTTTCACACCATCAAGAAAACTTAATCTGCGCGTTTTAACCTCGGTAACCACATCATCACGCACATCTTTCAAATGCACATGATTAATTCGATGCAGGTACTTTTCCAAAATCGCCAACATCGCCTGTTGACTTCCCTCAGAGTAATAGGCATGCCCGGTATCGAACAACAGGTAAACATTATCACCTACCGCCCCCATAAAACGGTCTATTTCTTGCGTAGTCTGTATACCTGTTCCCATATGGTGGTGCAGACAGACTTGCATTCCCTTACCTGCGGCAATCTTTGCCAGCTCGTTATATCCCTCAGCAACGCGTTGCCACTCGCCATCGCTGAAATAGGGTTTATCTTCAAATACCGCCTTCGTAGTACCTTGAATACTCTTACTCTGCTCAGAACAACCAATGACTTTCGCACCCATTGTATGCAGAAAATTCATATGGTTTACAAACTCATCGATAGT harbors:
- the iolE gene encoding myo-inosose-2 dehydratase, which translates into the protein MNKDNVKLAIAPIGWTNDDMPELGKENTFQQCVSEMALAGFTGSEVGSKYPRDPNVLKPMLEIRGIQICNAWFSTFFAEGHKEKTIDEFVNHMNFLHTMGAKVIGCSEQSKSIQGTTKAVFEDKPYFSDGEWQRVAEGYNELAKIAAGKGMQVCLHHHMGTGIQTTQEIDRFMGAVGDNVYLLFDTGHAYYSEGSQQAMLAILEKYLHRINHVHLKDVRDDVVTEVKTRRLSFLDGVKKGTFTVPGDGVIDFRPVFKLLDDRGYKGWMVVEAEQDPAIANPFEYAVKARRYIRETAGI
- a CDS encoding pirin family protein — its product is MIYLRKAEDRGHANHGWLDSWHTFSFANYYDPDFMGFSALRVINEDVIEPSQGFGTHPHKDMEILTYVLSGTVEHEDSMGNKEQVHAGEFQIMSAGTGVRHSEYNASSDHPLHLYQIWIIPNQVGLEPRYEQRIFDAPQGCQLVLSPDAREGSLKVFQDMTLSRWTLKKDEQSVYPIQADRRVWIQVVRGSVSINGQKAGASDAFAVWDETALSIYTDENSDILLFDLPPV
- a CDS encoding gluconokinase, yielding MTGKSIILMGVSGSGKSTIGATIAKEIQAKFIDGDDLHPRANIQKMASGQPLNDNDRVPWLQRLNDAAYSLNHKSETGIIVCSALKRRYRDLLRQGNENMVFIYLKGSFDVILQRLQARAGHFMPTELLKSQFEALEEPGADEKDVIWIDIDADIEGVVSRCIAALGCV
- the gntR gene encoding gluconate operon transcriptional repressor GntR, encoding MKKKRPVLQDVADQVGITKMTVSRYLRNPNQVSAALQQKIAIALDDLGYIPNRAPDILSNATSRAIGVLLPSLTNQVFAEVLRGIEKVTDAHNYQTMLAHYGYLPEREEERLASLLSYNIDGLILSERHHTPRTLKMIEVAGIPVVELMDCVSPCIDLAVGFNNFEAARQMTQQIIARGHRYVVYFGARQDERTIIKQQGYEQAMHESGLEAYSIMTARSSSYSAGSELLREVQREYPQVDSIFCTNDDLAIGAVFECQRQGLSIPGDIAIAGFHGHDIGQVMVPKLASVLTPREYMGQIAAERLLARLKGESVVPRMVDVGFTVMPGGSI